A single genomic interval of Streptomyces showdoensis harbors:
- a CDS encoding nicotinate phosphoribosyltransferase — protein MNAADLGLPVDVPSTALFTDQYELTMLQAALRAGTADRRSVFEVFTRRLPEGRRYGVVAGIGRVLDAVENFRFDADVIGFLRERAIVDEPTLQWLAGYRFSGDIWGYPEGEVYFPGSPVLRVEGSFAECVLLETVILSILNHDSAIAAAASRMSAAAGGRRLIEMGARRTHELAAVASSRAAYVGGFDSTSDLAAGFRYGIPTVGTSAHAFTLLHDSERDAFRAQVDSLGSGTTLLVDTYDVAEAVRTAVEVAGTGLGAVRIDSGDLLLVAHRVRAQLDELGARDTRIVVTSDLDEYAIASLAAAPVDAYGVGTQLVTGSGHPTCSMVYKLVARASSADPKAPLTPVAKKSVGGKASIGGRKWAARRTDADGVAEAEVVGTGPVPAGLVDRQLLVELVKGGDVVAREPLEAARSRHIAARAGLPMSAIQLSRGEPVLPTEYV, from the coding sequence ATGAACGCTGCGGACCTTGGGTTGCCGGTGGACGTGCCGTCGACCGCGCTCTTCACCGATCAGTACGAGCTGACGATGCTCCAGGCGGCCCTCCGGGCCGGCACGGCGGACCGCCGGTCCGTCTTCGAGGTCTTCACCCGCCGGCTGCCCGAGGGGCGGCGCTACGGCGTGGTCGCGGGCATCGGACGGGTGCTCGACGCCGTCGAGAACTTCCGCTTCGACGCGGACGTGATCGGCTTCCTGCGCGAGCGGGCCATCGTCGACGAGCCGACCCTCCAGTGGCTCGCCGGCTACCGCTTCTCCGGCGACATCTGGGGCTACCCGGAGGGCGAGGTGTACTTCCCGGGCTCGCCGGTGCTGCGGGTCGAGGGCTCCTTCGCCGAGTGCGTGCTGCTGGAGACCGTGATCCTGTCGATCCTCAACCACGACTCCGCCATCGCGGCCGCCGCCTCCCGGATGTCGGCCGCCGCGGGCGGCCGGCGGCTCATCGAGATGGGCGCCCGGCGCACCCACGAGCTCGCCGCCGTCGCCTCCTCGCGCGCCGCCTACGTGGGCGGCTTCGACTCCACCTCGGACCTGGCGGCCGGCTTCCGCTACGGCATCCCGACCGTCGGCACCTCGGCCCACGCCTTCACCCTGCTGCACGACAGCGAGCGGGACGCCTTCCGGGCCCAGGTCGACTCGCTGGGCAGCGGCACCACCCTCCTGGTCGACACCTACGACGTGGCCGAGGCCGTCCGCACCGCCGTCGAGGTGGCCGGCACCGGGCTCGGGGCGGTCCGGATCGACTCCGGCGACCTGCTGCTCGTCGCCCACCGGGTGCGGGCCCAGCTCGACGAGCTGGGCGCGCGGGACACCAGGATCGTGGTCACCTCGGACCTCGACGAGTACGCCATCGCCTCGCTGGCGGCGGCGCCGGTCGACGCGTACGGGGTGGGCACCCAGCTGGTCACCGGCAGCGGGCACCCGACCTGCTCGATGGTCTACAAGCTGGTCGCCCGGGCCTCCTCGGCCGACCCCAAGGCGCCGCTGACCCCGGTCGCCAAGAAGTCCGTGGGCGGCAAGGCCTCCATCGGCGGCCGCAAGTGGGCGGCCCGCCGGACCGACGCCGACGGGGTCGCCGAGGCCGAGGTCGTCGGCACCGGCCCGGTCCCGGCCGGGCTGGTCGACCGCCAGCTCCTGGTGGAGCTGGTGAAGGGCGGCGACGTGGTGGCCCGCGAGCCCCTGGAGGCGGCGCGCTCCCGGCACATCGCGGCCCGGGCCGGGCTGCCGATGTCCGCGATCCAGCTGTCCCGGGGCGAGCCGGTGCTGCCGACGGAGTACGTGTGA
- the clpS gene encoding ATP-dependent Clp protease adapter ClpS gives MSVAPIEIERTESAEEVSAVVEPDVPWVTLVHNDPVNLMSYVTYVFQAYFGYSKDKAHKLMLDVHHKGRAVVSSGTREEMERDVQAMHGYGLWATLSQDRG, from the coding sequence GTGAGCGTTGCGCCTATCGAGATCGAACGGACCGAATCGGCCGAGGAGGTCTCCGCCGTCGTCGAACCGGACGTGCCCTGGGTGACCCTCGTGCACAACGACCCGGTCAACCTGATGAGCTATGTCACCTACGTCTTCCAGGCGTACTTCGGCTACTCCAAGGACAAGGCGCACAAGCTGATGCTCGACGTGCACCACAAGGGCCGCGCGGTGGTTTCCAGCGGCACCCGCGAGGAGATGGAACGGGACGTGCAGGCGATGCACGGCTACGGACTGTGGGCGACCCTCTCCCAGGACCGCGGCTGA
- a CDS encoding DUF2017 domain-containing protein, with the protein MAGRFEAIPGGGAAIALDEVEISILRSLAVQLMELIGPGEEPVEGEDPLAALFAEGPSEPPSDPALRRLFPDAYGDDSDELRQAAADFRRYTENDLRTRKREDALAVVRSLDSLAADAAGESGAVLKLDPKGSRAWLGALNDLRLTIGTRLDVTDDDESEQLYRLPDSDPRKPMVMAYLWLGALQESLVETLMA; encoded by the coding sequence ATGGCCGGCCGCTTCGAGGCGATCCCCGGCGGTGGCGCCGCCATCGCGCTCGACGAGGTCGAGATCTCCATCCTGCGCTCGCTGGCCGTGCAGCTCATGGAGCTGATCGGGCCGGGCGAGGAGCCGGTGGAGGGCGAGGACCCGCTGGCCGCGCTCTTCGCCGAGGGCCCGAGCGAGCCGCCCTCCGACCCGGCGCTGCGCCGCCTCTTCCCCGACGCGTACGGGGACGACAGCGACGAGCTGCGGCAGGCCGCGGCCGACTTCCGCCGCTACACCGAGAACGACCTGCGCACCCGCAAGCGCGAGGACGCGCTCGCCGTGGTCCGCAGCCTCGACTCGCTCGCCGCCGACGCGGCCGGCGAGAGCGGCGCGGTCCTCAAGCTGGACCCGAAGGGCTCCCGGGCCTGGCTCGGCGCGCTCAACGACCTGCGGCTGACCATCGGCACCCGCCTCGACGTGACGGACGACGACGAGAGCGAGCAGCTGTACCGGCTGCCCGACTCCGATCCGCGCAAGCCGATGGTGATGGCGTACCTGTGGCTGGGCGCGCTCCAGGAGTCCCTCGTCGAGACGCTGATGGCGTAG
- a CDS encoding amino acid permease yields the protein MTSVQVDKQHDGNEAADSASGEGYHRALGARQIQMIAIGGAIGTGLFLGAGKGISIAGPSLILAYAIAGLVIFFIMRALGELLMYRPVSGSFSEYAREFIGPFAGFATGWTYWLFWVVTGITEVTAAATYMTYWWDIPQWLSALVFTVILYGANLISVKLFGELEFWFSMVKVTAIVGMILICAGILTLGFSDAGDTASVTHLWDLGGFFAGENGIGSTLMTLQMVMFAFLAVELVGVTAGESKDPKTVLPKAINTVPWRIAVFYVGALIMILSVVPWTEFKPGVSPFVAAFEKMGLGVGAAIVNFVVLTAALSSCNSGMYSTGRMLRDLALNGQGPKVFTRLTKSGTPLVGTTVSAALMMVGVWINYQWPGEAFNYVVSFATISGMWAWIVILICQIRYRIKADRGELPQSSFKAPGGIWFSAFSLAFLVMVVVTMGMDQNNRVALYGAPVWGLLLAVSYLVLKARNPEGSAFAKRSDRESVES from the coding sequence ATGACCTCAGTGCAGGTCGACAAGCAGCACGACGGCAATGAGGCCGCGGACTCCGCCTCGGGCGAGGGTTACCACCGGGCACTCGGCGCCCGCCAGATCCAGATGATCGCGATCGGCGGCGCCATCGGCACCGGACTGTTCCTCGGGGCGGGCAAGGGCATCTCCATCGCGGGACCCAGCCTGATCCTCGCGTACGCCATCGCGGGCCTCGTCATCTTCTTCATCATGCGGGCGCTCGGCGAACTCCTCATGTACCGCCCGGTGTCGGGCTCCTTCTCGGAGTACGCCCGCGAGTTCATCGGCCCGTTCGCGGGCTTCGCGACCGGCTGGACGTACTGGCTCTTCTGGGTCGTCACCGGCATCACCGAGGTCACCGCCGCCGCGACCTACATGACGTACTGGTGGGACATCCCGCAGTGGCTCTCCGCCCTGGTCTTCACCGTGATCCTCTACGGCGCCAACCTGATCTCCGTGAAGCTCTTCGGCGAGCTGGAGTTCTGGTTCTCGATGGTCAAGGTCACCGCGATCGTCGGCATGATCCTCATCTGCGCCGGCATCCTCACGCTCGGCTTCTCCGACGCCGGTGACACCGCCTCCGTCACCCACCTGTGGGACCTCGGCGGCTTCTTCGCCGGCGAGAACGGCATCGGCTCCACGCTGATGACCCTGCAGATGGTCATGTTCGCCTTCCTCGCGGTCGAGCTGGTCGGCGTGACGGCGGGCGAGTCCAAGGACCCCAAGACGGTCCTCCCGAAGGCCATCAACACCGTGCCGTGGCGCATCGCCGTCTTCTACGTCGGCGCGCTGATCATGATCCTGTCGGTCGTCCCGTGGACCGAGTTCAAGCCGGGCGTCAGCCCGTTCGTCGCGGCCTTCGAGAAGATGGGCCTCGGCGTCGGCGCCGCGATCGTCAACTTCGTCGTCCTGACGGCCGCCCTGTCCTCCTGCAACTCGGGCATGTACTCCACCGGCCGCATGCTGCGCGACCTCGCGCTCAACGGCCAGGGCCCGAAGGTGTTCACCCGGCTGACCAAGTCCGGCACCCCGCTGGTCGGCACCACCGTCTCGGCCGCGCTGATGATGGTCGGCGTCTGGATCAACTACCAGTGGCCCGGCGAGGCGTTCAACTACGTCGTCTCCTTCGCCACCATCTCCGGCATGTGGGCCTGGATCGTCATCCTGATCTGCCAGATCCGCTACCGGATCAAGGCCGACCGCGGCGAGCTGCCGCAGTCCTCGTTCAAGGCGCCGGGCGGCATCTGGTTCAGCGCCTTCTCGCTGGCCTTCCTCGTGATGGTCGTCGTGACCATGGGCATGGACCAGAACAACCGGGTCGCGCTGTACGGCGCGCCGGTCTGGGGCCTGCTCCTCGCCGTCTCCTACCTGGTGCTCAAGGCCCGCAACCCCGAGGGCTCCGCCTTCGCCAAGCGGTCCGACCGGGAGTCGGTCGAGTCCTGA
- a CDS encoding Mov34/MPN/PAD-1 family protein, with protein sequence MLTITRVLYDQIVEHSRADHPDEACGVVAGPAGSGRPERFIPMLNAARSPTFYEFDSADLLKLYREMDDRDEEPVIVYHSHTATEAYPSRTDISYANEPQAHYVLVSTADTDGAGPFQFRSYTIVDGVVTEEEVRVVEAYA encoded by the coding sequence ATGCTGACCATCACCCGGGTCCTGTACGACCAGATCGTGGAACACTCCCGCGCGGACCACCCCGACGAGGCCTGCGGCGTGGTCGCCGGCCCGGCCGGCAGCGGGCGCCCCGAGCGCTTCATCCCGATGCTGAACGCGGCGCGCTCGCCCACCTTCTACGAGTTCGACTCCGCCGACCTGCTGAAGCTCTACCGCGAGATGGACGACCGGGACGAGGAGCCCGTGATCGTCTACCACTCGCACACGGCGACCGAGGCCTACCCGTCCCGTACGGACATCTCCTACGCCAACGAGCCGCAGGCCCACTACGTCCTCGTCTCCACCGCCGACACCGACGGCGCCGGCCCCTTCCAGTTCCGCTCGTACACGATCGTCGACGGCGTCGTGACCGAGGAAGAGGTCCGGGTCGTCGAGGCCTACGCGTAG
- a CDS encoding GlxA family transcriptional regulator, whose translation MTTVQTSPRPQPAHDVWVFAFDGVRLLDVSAPLEVFATAGAPYRVRVCTPDGRDVRTSCGLRIGADGAAGTVTAVGTLIVPGAVEVARCVAAGPQVAELAARSARVASVCTGAFALAAAGLLDGRRAATHWEHAAELARRHPAVEVLADAIHVRDGEVWSSAGVTAGIDLCLALLEEDRGAAAARAVARDLVVFLQRPGGQSQFSAASRTPPTGHPVVRPLLDAVAADPAADHSAPALARRAGVSVRHLARLFRDRTGVTPAAYVERVRVEAARLLLEGGASVTGAAARSGLGSDESLRRAFARHFGVTPSAYVARFRTTTTASGPGSAPEA comes from the coding sequence GTGACGACCGTGCAGACCTCACCGCGCCCGCAGCCGGCCCACGACGTGTGGGTGTTCGCCTTCGACGGGGTCCGCCTCCTCGACGTCTCGGCGCCCCTGGAGGTGTTCGCCACGGCCGGGGCCCCCTACCGGGTGCGGGTCTGCACGCCCGACGGGCGGGACGTGCGGACCTCGTGCGGGCTGCGGATCGGCGCGGACGGGGCGGCCGGGACGGTGACGGCGGTGGGCACGCTGATCGTGCCGGGGGCGGTGGAGGTGGCCCGGTGCGTGGCGGCGGGGCCGCAGGTGGCGGAGCTGGCGGCCCGCTCGGCGCGGGTGGCCTCGGTCTGCACGGGCGCGTTCGCGCTGGCGGCGGCCGGGCTGCTGGACGGGCGGCGGGCGGCCACGCACTGGGAGCACGCGGCGGAGCTGGCCCGGCGCCATCCGGCGGTCGAGGTGCTGGCGGACGCGATCCACGTACGGGACGGGGAGGTGTGGTCCTCGGCGGGGGTGACGGCCGGGATCGACCTGTGCCTGGCCCTGCTGGAGGAGGACCGCGGGGCGGCGGCGGCCCGCGCGGTGGCCCGGGACCTGGTGGTGTTCCTGCAGCGGCCGGGCGGCCAGTCGCAGTTCTCGGCGGCCTCCCGCACTCCCCCGACGGGCCATCCGGTGGTGCGGCCGCTGCTCGACGCGGTGGCGGCGGATCCGGCGGCGGACCACAGCGCGCCGGCGCTGGCCCGGCGGGCCGGGGTGAGCGTGAGGCATCTGGCGCGGCTGTTCCGGGACCGGACGGGGGTGACCCCGGCGGCGTACGTGGAGCGGGTGCGGGTGGAGGCGGCCCGGCTGCTCCTGGAGGGCGGGGCGAGCGTGACGGGGGCGGCGGCGCGGAGCGGGCTCGGCAGCGACGAGAGCCTGCGGCGGGCGTTCGCCCGGCATTTCGGGGTCACGCCCTCCGCGTACGTGGCCCGGTTCCGGACGACGACGACGGCGTCCGGTCCGGGGTCCGCCCCGGAGGCGTAG
- a CDS encoding HD domain-containing protein: protein MNPLTLIPDTALAAAATELVRDTTDELIYHHSRRVHLFGALQGRARGLAYDPELLYVGAMFHDLGLGAKHHSSGRRFEVDGADEAAAFLRSHGIGEDAVRRVWTAIALHTTPGVPEFMEPEVALVTAGVEYDVLGIGYGDHAAVTPGERAAIVAAHPRPDFKNRILAAFAEGVGPKPETTFGNVKADVLRHFVPGFEPGDFVETIRTSAWPA from the coding sequence ATGAACCCGCTGACGCTGATCCCCGACACCGCCCTCGCCGCCGCCGCCACCGAGCTCGTCCGCGACACCACCGACGAGCTGATCTACCACCACTCCCGCCGCGTCCACCTCTTCGGCGCCCTCCAGGGCCGCGCCCGCGGCCTCGCGTACGACCCCGAACTCCTCTACGTCGGCGCGATGTTCCACGACCTCGGCCTCGGCGCGAAGCACCACTCCTCCGGCCGCCGCTTCGAGGTCGACGGCGCCGACGAGGCCGCCGCGTTCCTGCGCTCCCACGGGATCGGCGAGGACGCCGTCCGCCGGGTGTGGACCGCCATCGCGCTCCACACCACCCCCGGCGTCCCGGAGTTCATGGAACCCGAGGTCGCCCTGGTGACCGCCGGCGTCGAGTACGACGTCCTCGGCATCGGCTACGGGGACCACGCCGCCGTGACGCCCGGGGAGCGGGCCGCGATCGTCGCCGCCCACCCGCGCCCGGACTTCAAGAACCGCATCCTCGCCGCCTTCGCCGAGGGCGTCGGCCCCAAGCCGGAGACCACGTTCGGCAACGTCAAGGCCGACGTCCTGCGCCACTTCGTGCCCGGATTCGAGCCCGGCGACTTCGTCGAGACGATCCGCACCTCCGCCTGGCCCGCCTGA
- a CDS encoding ABC transporter substrate-binding protein produces MSWRRPLLPAAVLIPLLAACSAPASTPAGGKAAAGFPYTVTNCGVTTTFQAPPKRAVTMNQHVTEVMLALGLQKSLVGTAYLDDAVLPAYKKAYDAVPVLAKEYPSKEALLAAGPDFVYGGYASAFDAKAGRSRDDLKRSGIASRLNTEYCPSGAGALDDVYREVAEVGRTFGVPDRAEAWSREARAGVAAAEKRLKGVAPVSVFVYDSGDKTAFTAGGKGIGNELITRAGGRNVFADLDKTFGDASWEQVVARKPDVIVIYDYGSTTVEQKKRRLLEDPALREVPAVKNRRFAVLPLSDAVLGVRAPAAVGKLAAQLHPAAR; encoded by the coding sequence ATGTCCTGGCGCCGCCCGCTGCTGCCCGCCGCCGTCCTCATACCCCTGCTCGCCGCCTGCTCGGCGCCCGCGAGCACCCCCGCCGGCGGCAAGGCCGCCGCCGGCTTCCCGTACACCGTCACCAACTGCGGGGTGACGACCACCTTCCAGGCCCCGCCGAAGCGCGCGGTGACCATGAACCAGCACGTCACCGAGGTCATGCTCGCCCTCGGCCTGCAGAAGTCCCTGGTCGGCACCGCCTACCTCGACGACGCCGTCCTCCCCGCCTACAAGAAGGCGTACGACGCCGTCCCCGTGCTCGCCAAGGAGTACCCCTCCAAGGAAGCGCTGCTCGCCGCCGGCCCCGACTTCGTGTACGGCGGTTACGCCTCCGCCTTCGACGCCAAGGCCGGCCGCTCCCGCGACGACCTCAAGCGCTCCGGCATCGCCTCCCGCCTCAACACCGAGTACTGCCCCTCCGGCGCCGGCGCCCTCGACGACGTCTACCGCGAGGTCGCCGAGGTGGGCCGCACCTTCGGCGTCCCCGACCGGGCCGAGGCCTGGAGCCGCGAGGCCCGCGCCGGGGTCGCCGCCGCCGAGAAGCGGCTCAAGGGCGTCGCCCCCGTCTCCGTCTTCGTCTACGACAGCGGCGACAAGACCGCCTTCACCGCCGGCGGCAAGGGCATCGGCAACGAGCTGATCACCCGCGCCGGCGGCCGCAACGTCTTCGCCGACCTCGACAAGACCTTCGGCGACGCGAGCTGGGAGCAGGTCGTCGCCCGCAAGCCCGACGTGATCGTCATCTACGACTACGGCTCCACCACCGTCGAGCAGAAGAAGCGCCGCCTCCTGGAGGACCCGGCGCTGCGCGAGGTCCCGGCCGTCAAGAACCGCCGCTTCGCCGTGCTGCCGCTCTCCGACGCGGTCCTCGGCGTCCGCGCCCCCGCCGCCGTCGGAAAGCTGGCCGCGCAGCTCCACCCCGCCGCACGGTGA
- a CDS encoding FecCD family ABC transporter permease, whose translation MTRLRHTAVVAGLLVALAAAVVAALALGSVRIPPGQVLDALTGRAGPSPYRTIVLDVRLPRVLLGAVVGAGLAVVGAVLQALVRNRLADPFLLGISSGASAGAVLVLVLGGGAGIVGGVSTAVALPAGAFAGALLSLVLVYGLARRGGTMTGARLVLAGVAVSYILSALTTLLLVLAGRPEQFQEALFWSLGGLGSARWDSLALPAAVLALGIGALLTLARPLDLLLVGEEGATVLGLDTARFRAAVFVLASLVTAVMVAASGAVGFVGLMVPHAARMAVGAPHRRLLPVAALGGALALVLADLAARTVAAPQDIPVGVLTALTGGPFFLWLMRRRADGATL comes from the coding sequence GTGACCCGGCTCCGCCACACGGCGGTCGTCGCCGGACTGCTCGTGGCGCTCGCCGCGGCCGTCGTCGCGGCCCTCGCGCTCGGCTCCGTCCGCATCCCGCCCGGCCAGGTGCTCGACGCCCTGACCGGGCGGGCCGGGCCCTCGCCGTACCGGACCATCGTGCTCGACGTCCGGCTGCCCCGGGTGCTGCTCGGGGCGGTCGTCGGCGCCGGGCTCGCCGTCGTCGGCGCGGTGCTCCAGGCCCTGGTCCGCAACCGGCTCGCCGACCCGTTCCTGCTCGGGATCTCCTCCGGCGCCTCCGCCGGCGCGGTGCTGGTCCTGGTCCTGGGCGGCGGCGCCGGGATCGTCGGAGGCGTCAGCACCGCCGTCGCCCTGCCCGCCGGGGCCTTCGCCGGCGCCCTGCTCTCCCTCGTCCTCGTCTACGGCCTGGCCCGGCGCGGCGGCACCATGACCGGCGCCCGGCTGGTCCTCGCCGGGGTGGCCGTCTCGTACATCCTGTCCGCCCTCACCACCCTGCTCCTCGTCCTCGCCGGGCGGCCCGAGCAGTTCCAGGAAGCCCTCTTCTGGTCCCTCGGCGGACTCGGCAGCGCCCGCTGGGACAGCCTCGCGCTGCCCGCCGCCGTCCTCGCCCTCGGCATCGGCGCCCTGCTCACCCTCGCCCGCCCGCTCGACCTGCTGCTCGTCGGCGAGGAGGGCGCCACCGTCCTCGGCCTGGACACCGCCCGCTTCCGCGCGGCCGTCTTCGTCCTCGCCTCCCTGGTCACCGCCGTCATGGTCGCGGCCAGCGGCGCCGTCGGCTTCGTCGGCCTGATGGTCCCGCACGCCGCCCGCATGGCCGTCGGCGCCCCGCACCGGCGCCTGCTGCCGGTCGCCGCCCTCGGCGGGGCGCTCGCCCTCGTCCTCGCCGACCTGGCCGCCCGCACCGTCGCCGCGCCCCAGGACATCCCCGTCGGCGTGCTCACCGCCCTCACCGGCGGCCCCTTCTTCCTCTGGCTGATGCGCCGCCGCGCGGACGGAGCGACCCTGTGA
- a CDS encoding ABC transporter ATP-binding protein has product MTPRTAELRTESLSYAGRLYEADLVARPGETVGLVGPNGSGKTTLLRCVYGTLAATSGRALLDGDDLRTLGPRARARRVATVPQESGLEFELTVRELVALGRSPHKRFWEGDTERDRERADAALDRVGILDLADRPYPALSGGERQRALVARALVQDPALLVLDEPTNHLDIRYQLEVLSLVRDLGTTNLLALHDLTLAAAYCDRLYVLDRGRIVAEGPPAEVLTPALLAAVYGVEAEVIPHPATGTPLVVYLPRPPVGQNLSVM; this is encoded by the coding sequence GTGACCCCCCGCACCGCCGAGCTCCGGACCGAGTCCCTCTCCTACGCGGGACGGCTGTACGAGGCCGACCTCGTCGCCCGCCCCGGCGAGACCGTCGGCCTCGTCGGCCCCAACGGCAGCGGCAAGACCACCCTGCTGCGCTGCGTCTACGGCACCCTCGCCGCCACCTCCGGCCGCGCCCTCCTCGACGGCGACGACCTGCGGACGCTCGGCCCCCGGGCGCGGGCCCGCCGGGTGGCGACCGTGCCGCAGGAGAGCGGCCTGGAGTTCGAGCTGACCGTCCGCGAGCTGGTCGCCCTCGGCCGCTCCCCGCACAAGCGCTTCTGGGAGGGCGACACCGAGCGGGACCGGGAGCGGGCGGACGCGGCGCTGGACCGGGTCGGCATCCTGGACCTCGCCGACCGCCCGTACCCCGCGCTCTCCGGCGGCGAACGGCAGCGGGCCCTCGTCGCCCGGGCGCTCGTCCAGGACCCCGCCCTGCTCGTGCTCGACGAGCCCACCAACCACCTGGACATCCGCTACCAGCTGGAAGTCCTCTCGCTCGTGCGCGACTTGGGCACCACCAACCTCCTGGCCCTGCACGACCTGACCCTCGCCGCGGCCTACTGCGACCGGCTCTACGTCCTGGACCGGGGGAGGATCGTCGCCGAGGGCCCGCCGGCCGAGGTGCTCACGCCGGCCCTGCTGGCAGCCGTCTACGGGGTGGAAGCCGAGGTCATCCCGCATCCCGCCACCGGCACGCCGCTGGTCGTCTACCTGCCTCGTCCGCCGGTTGGTCAGAATCTGTCCGTCATGTGA
- a CDS encoding putative leader peptide, which produces MVSHDVSEETPGTPLLVARLHVDLCRLASAICTPRAAL; this is translated from the coding sequence ATGGTTTCCCACGACGTGAGCGAAGAGACGCCGGGCACACCCCTGCTCGTCGCGCGCCTGCACGTCGACCTGTGCCGCCTCGCCAGCGCGATCTGTACGCCGCGCGCCGCGCTCTGA
- a CDS encoding MoaD/ThiS family protein produces MAIEVRVPTILRTYTDGAKAVEGSGDTLAELFADLESRHAGIEARIVDGGKLRRFVNVYLNDEDVRFLDGIDTKLTDGDNVTILPAVAGGMV; encoded by the coding sequence ATGGCCATCGAGGTCCGCGTCCCGACCATCCTCCGCACCTACACCGACGGCGCCAAGGCCGTCGAGGGCAGCGGTGACACCCTCGCCGAGCTCTTCGCCGACCTGGAGTCCCGCCACGCCGGGATCGAGGCCCGCATCGTGGACGGCGGCAAGCTGCGCCGCTTCGTCAACGTCTACCTGAACGACGAGGACGTCCGCTTCCTCGACGGCATCGACACCAAGCTCACCGACGGCGACAACGTCACGATCCTGCCCGCGGTCGCGGGTGGCATGGTCTGA
- a CDS encoding PLP-dependent cysteine synthase family protein, which translates to MRYDSPLAAVGNTPLVRLPRLSPSDEVRIWAKLEDRNPTGSVKDRPALHMIEQAEKDGRLTPGCTILEPTSGNTGISLAMAAKLKGYRIVCVMPENTSEERRQLLAMWGAEIISSPAAGGSNTAVRVAKELSAENPSWVMLYQYGNPDNAGAHYATTGPEILADLPSITHFVAGLGTTGTLMGVGRYLREHKPDVRIVAAEPRYDDLVYGLRNLDEGFVPELYDASVLTTRFSVGSADAVTRTRDLLQQEGIFAGVSTGAALHAAIGVGNKAVKAGESADIVFIVADGGWKYLSTGLYTAATTEEAIAAVQDQLWA; encoded by the coding sequence ATGCGCTACGACTCCCCGCTGGCGGCGGTCGGCAACACGCCCCTGGTCCGGCTGCCGCGGCTGTCCCCCTCGGACGAGGTCCGCATCTGGGCCAAGCTGGAGGACCGCAACCCCACCGGCTCGGTCAAGGACCGCCCCGCGCTCCACATGATCGAGCAGGCCGAGAAGGACGGCCGGCTCACCCCCGGCTGCACCATCCTGGAGCCCACCAGCGGCAACACCGGCATCTCGCTCGCGATGGCCGCCAAGCTCAAGGGCTACCGGATCGTCTGCGTCATGCCGGAGAACACCAGCGAGGAGCGCCGCCAGCTGCTCGCCATGTGGGGTGCCGAGATCATCTCGTCCCCCGCGGCGGGCGGCTCCAACACGGCGGTCCGCGTCGCCAAGGAACTCTCCGCCGAGAACCCTTCCTGGGTGATGCTCTACCAGTACGGCAACCCGGACAACGCGGGCGCCCACTACGCCACCACCGGCCCCGAGATCCTGGCCGACCTGCCGTCGATCACCCACTTCGTGGCCGGCCTCGGCACCACCGGCACCCTCATGGGCGTCGGCCGCTACCTGCGCGAGCACAAGCCCGACGTCCGGATCGTCGCCGCCGAACCGCGCTACGACGACCTGGTCTACGGCCTGCGCAACCTCGACGAGGGCTTCGTCCCCGAGCTGTACGACGCCTCCGTCCTCACCACCCGCTTCTCGGTCGGCTCCGCCGACGCGGTCACCCGCACCCGCGACCTGCTCCAGCAGGAGGGCATCTTCGCGGGCGTCTCCACGGGCGCGGCCCTGCACGCGGCCATCGGCGTCGGCAACAAGGCGGTCAAGGCGGGAGAGAGCGCCGACATCGTCTTCATCGTGGCGGACGGCGGCTGGAAGTACCTGTCGACCGGCCTCTACACCGCGGCGACCACGGAAGAGGCGATCGCGGCGGTGCAGGACCAGCTCTGGGCGTAG
- a CDS encoding type II toxin-antitoxin system PemK/MazF family toxin — MDTSWWPALVAGVVIALVVAVAGRRRPDRRPLGRTRPPARPTRPAPPRGRAPAGRAPARLPRPGEIWWAEVPFEDGPGSKDRPCLVLGLRGESALVAKITSKYHDERPGVIALPPGSVGDAQGRPSFLETDELRDVPVVDFRRKVGTADPVVWDQVRHLAR, encoded by the coding sequence ATGGACACGTCGTGGTGGCCCGCGCTGGTCGCGGGCGTGGTGATCGCCCTGGTCGTGGCGGTCGCCGGACGGCGGCGCCCGGACCGCCGGCCCCTCGGCCGGACCCGCCCGCCCGCACGGCCGACGCGTCCGGCCCCGCCGCGCGGCCGGGCCCCGGCGGGGAGGGCCCCGGCGCGGCTGCCGCGGCCCGGTGAGATCTGGTGGGCGGAGGTGCCGTTCGAGGACGGGCCGGGTTCGAAGGACCGGCCGTGCCTGGTCCTCGGGCTGCGCGGCGAGAGCGCGCTGGTCGCCAAGATCACCAGCAAGTACCACGACGAGCGCCCCGGGGTGATCGCGCTGCCGCCCGGCTCGGTGGGCGACGCGCAGGGCCGGCCGAGTTTCCTGGAGACGGACGAGCTGCGGGACGTGCCGGTGGTGGACTTCCGCCGCAAGGTGGGAACGGCGGACCCGGTGGTCTGGGACCAGGTCCGCCATCTGGCGCGCTGA